The Labilibaculum sp. sequence GATTTAAAGTTGGACCAACTTCAGGTCTTTCGAAGAATTCACGACTTGCAATTCTTCCTGCTAGATATAATTTTTTTCGGGCAAATTGATTTCTTGATTTAATCTTATAAGATCGCCCAAACCAAATATTTCCATAATTAAAATCCAAAGGTATTTCGTTAATGATCGGATCATCCTTTTGAATTTCGTCGGATCTCATGGTTTGAGAGAGTGTAAAACCTCCCGCATATTTAGTGTTGTAGGTTGCGAAACTTCGGTCTAAATCTATTTGAACGACCGTTTTTTCATAGGTATTTTGGTAGGTGAAGGTTGCATCTATATATGATCTTCTGATATTTCTAATTTTATATCTCCCTGTGTAGCCATATTTCTGATCTTTGTTTGAATCAAATTCAAAACTATTGCTGAATTCATGTCCCAAGCCATATAGATTTCGATTGTATATTTCAAAATCGGTTGAGGTAAGAGATCCTACTTTCATATTTGCTCCCCACGAAAACTGATCTTTTACCCACAATTGAAGATCGACTAATGTATGGGAACCTAAAACAGGAATAACTCTAAAATAGGCATCTTTAACATATGACAATTCACGAATAAGCCGTTCGTTATCGGCAAGATTGTATGGATCTACCGCATCACCTTCGTTTATTCGTAACAGTTTGCGTAAATGATTTCTTCGACTGGAATTATGAAGTTTGTTTCCGGTTGTTTCTATCCAAGTGGTGGCAACTTGAGTTGTATCATATAATGTAGGACCAAATGGTTCTAAAACCCGAACAGAAATGTTTCGTATCGTTTTACCTTGGTACTGTACAAAAGCGGTTTCACTACGTTCTGTTTTTAATGTATCTGTTGGATTTAGTTTATCGGGTGAGACAAAAAATAAATTGTATAATTCCTTGGTAAATTTACGTTTTCCGGCACCTTGCTGCAGAGAATTGTAAAATTTGGATCCACTCTTCGAATTGTTTTTAAAATGTGTTTCACTTACGGTATCTAATAGAAAAACAATCGTATCTCTCGAAATGATAAAGGTGCTGTCCTGTAATTTGGAATGTTGTTTTTTTTCAATAAGAGTATCTTTTCGCGAAATCCTTTGCCCATTTGCATGGAGAAGATTTCCTATCGAAAGAATAAGAATCAGACAATATGTACCTATTTTACGAATGAGTCCAAATTTTAATTACAAAGAGGATGATCTTTTCCCAAAGATATATAAATTGTAATTTGATTTATGCGTACCAAAGCACAAGAATCATACCTTAATAGGTCTGAAATAGTTAAGTCATTTTAATTCGTTGATAGATATCAATTTTTTTTTGAGCTGATTTATACTTTCCTCAGTCCATTTCCATTTGCCTTCTTTTCTTATTTCACCCGCTAAAAATTTTCCTTTAAAAAGTTCAATAGTCTCTACCGCACTTCCAAAACCAAATCGTTTCAATCCCATTTTAAAAACAATCTTATCATATCTGATCTTTTGTTTTCCACGCAAAAAAATCAAATAGTAGTACGATAGGCTCATTTCACTTTCATTATCATCAAACTCAATTTTGTAGATGATTCGGTTTCTTTTAAGAAGTAACAACAGCACGTACATACATAGCACAGTAGTTAAATAAACCACGTTTATGCCCACAAAAAACAGGATAATGACTAGTAGAAGTGCCAGTAGAGAAAGCTCTTTTTTTATTCTTTTTCCCAGAGGGTATTCAATAGGGTCTAATTCAAATTTTTCCATTGCTTATTTTTTGCATAGTTAGCAAAATAGCACACAGTAATCAAGATGAAATGAATAATAATCAAATGCTCTTTACACTAATTTGCTTTATCTACTAAAGTTTTAGTAATAAAATTTGTCTACTAAAAAATTAGTACTAAGTTTGTAGTAGATTAATCTAAAAGTAAATATTGATATGAAGGAGTTGACCAAAGCAGAAGAGCAGGTGATGCAAATTGTGTGGGATTTAAAAGAAACTAATGTAAGAGATGCCATAGCTTGTTTTCCGGATTCTAAACCTGCTTATACAACGGTGGCGACTGTAATGAATGCCTTAGAGAAAAAGGGATTTGTGAATAAAATCGCTCAGGGAAAATCTCATGTGTTCTCTGTTAAGATACCAAAAGAAGATTATTCTGGATACAAGGCAGGAGCATTGGTAACGAATTATTTTAATGGTTCATTTTCGAGAATGGCTTCTTTTTTTGCCAAGGATAACAAATTAAGTATTCAGGAATTGGAAGAGATGATTGAAATTGCTAAACGTGAAATAAACAAAGAGAAGTGATATGGGATCAATGACGGATTACTTACTACAGTCATCGGCTGTTCTGATTTTGTTTTATCTGATTTACATTTTGATATTGCGAAACGAACGATTCTTCGCAGAAATTCGTTTTTACCTGTTGGGAAGTGCTTTTTTAGCCCTAATTCTGCCTCTATTAAAGTTTTCTTACTCGATTACTGTTGAATCAGAATTTGTAAATAATGCGATGGGAGATGTATTTGCAGAGACAATTACCGGTGAAGCAATTATGCCTGTAAAATCCTTAATTTCCAAGGAAGAGATACTACTCTTAATTTATCTGGTTGTATGCACAATTTTATTTGTAAGAAGTGTTTTAAAAGTTCTCCAGATAAGACAATTAATAAAAGCGGGAGAGTATCAAATTGTTGATGAACAGAAGGTAATTCTATTGGATCAATCCATACCTGCTTTTACTTTTTTCGGATACATTGTAATGAACAGAGAGGAGTTTAGCGACAAGTCTTTGAATAATATATTTGCGCATGAAAAAGTACATGCTCAGCAAAAGCATTGGATCGATCTGCTGTTTGTTGAACTGTTGACCATCGTATTATGGTTCAACCCTTTTGTATGGCTTTATCAGGTTGCGGTAAAACAAACGCATGAACTTTTGGCTGATGATGGAGTAATAGCGCGCGGCTTTAACATCGGACAATATCAGGCAATTTTAATGAACCAAATTATGGGTACTGAGGTTTTAGGTTTAGCCAATAACTTTAACTATTCCATTACTAAAAAACGTATGATTATGATGTCGAAAGAAAAAAGCCCGCTAAATAGGCGCTATAAATTATTGATTGTTATCCCGGTAGTATTTGCTGTTTTGTTATTCAATCTGCAAATAGTAGAAGTGCAGGCACAGGAAAAGAAAGTGGAAAAAGTTGTGGATGCAATGCCAGTTTCAGGTAAAGCGCCAAAATTTGCAGTTAATCCTGAAAGAAAGGATACCACTTATGTTACAGTTGATCAAATGCCGGAGTATCCTGGAGGATCACTTGCTTTGCAAAAATACATTGCTGAATCGGTGAAATATCCTCAAGATGCCAAGCAAAAAGGCATTAGCGGAAGAGTATTTGTGACTTTTGTTGTAAATAAAGAGGGTGAAGTAGATCAAGCCCGTGTTGTTCGTGGAGTCGATCCTTCTTTGGATGCAGAAGCTCTTCGAGTGATGAATTCAATTCCTAAATGGACACCTGGTTATGAAAAAGGAAAAGCTGTTAATGTTACTTATACCGTGCCGATTAATTTTAGTTTAAAAGATGATAAGAAGAAAGATGAAGTAAGTGTTGATGGAAGGGTAAATAGTAGCCAAATGGATGGTGTTGCTCCTCAATTTCCAGGAGGGGATTTGGAATTACAGAAATTTATAGCAAGAACTATAAAGTATCCGGTGGAAGCTCAGGAAAAAGGCGAAACGGGTAGAGTATTTGTTACATTTATTATAAATAAATTGGGTGCTGTTGAAAATGTTTGCACTGCAAAAAGTGTCTCACCTTCTTTAGATGCTGAAGCTATTCGTGTGATTAAAACTTTACCTAATTGGATTCCAGGAACCAAAGATGGGGAATCTGTCAATGTTACCTACACACTTCCGATTAATTTTGATTTGAAAAATAATCAAGGCCAAATTATTGTAGATATGCCTAAAAAGGAAAAGCAAAAGTACAAAGGCGAAGATGTTTACGTTATAGTGGAAAAAATGCCGGAGTATCCTGGAGGATCACTTGCTTTGCAAAAATATATTGCTGCATCTGTAAAATATCCTCAAGATGCCCGACAAAAAGACATCAGCGGAAGAGTATTTGTGACATTTATCGTAAGTAAAGAAGGTGATGTTGTGCAAGCCCGTGTTGTTCGTGGAGTAGATCCTTCTTTAGATGCAGAAGCTCTTCGAGTGATGAATTCAATTCCTAAGTGGACACCTGGTTATGAAAAAGGAAAAGCAGTACATGTTTCTTATACAGTTCCGATTAATTTTAGTTTAGAAGATGATAAAAAGAAAGAAGTAGAGCAGAATCGAAAAACAGATTTGGATTCAAAGATTGAGCCTAAAAAAGAGGAATTCCTTTATAGTGACGAGCCTGTTTTTGTAATTGTAGAGGAGATGCCAGAGTACCCGGGGGGAGCTTTGAAATTAAAAGAGTTCTTTGCTGGTGAAGTGTCTAAATTGGATACTAACTATATAATTGGCAAGAGATGTTTTATTACCTTCTTGGTAACAAAAGAAGGATTGGTTGCAAATGCTCATGTTGTAAGAGGGACAGGTGATAAAGACGTTGATGCAAAAGCATTGGAGATTGTTAATAGTTCTCCAAAAT is a genomic window containing:
- a CDS encoding BlaI/MecI/CopY family transcriptional regulator, translating into MKELTKAEEQVMQIVWDLKETNVRDAIACFPDSKPAYTTVATVMNALEKKGFVNKIAQGKSHVFSVKIPKEDYSGYKAGALVTNYFNGSFSRMASFFAKDNKLSIQELEEMIEIAKREINKEK
- a CDS encoding M56 family metallopeptidase, giving the protein MGSMTDYLLQSSAVLILFYLIYILILRNERFFAEIRFYLLGSAFLALILPLLKFSYSITVESEFVNNAMGDVFAETITGEAIMPVKSLISKEEILLLIYLVVCTILFVRSVLKVLQIRQLIKAGEYQIVDEQKVILLDQSIPAFTFFGYIVMNREEFSDKSLNNIFAHEKVHAQQKHWIDLLFVELLTIVLWFNPFVWLYQVAVKQTHELLADDGVIARGFNIGQYQAILMNQIMGTEVLGLANNFNYSITKKRMIMMSKEKSPLNRRYKLLIVIPVVFAVLLFNLQIVEVQAQEKKVEKVVDAMPVSGKAPKFAVNPERKDTTYVTVDQMPEYPGGSLALQKYIAESVKYPQDAKQKGISGRVFVTFVVNKEGEVDQARVVRGVDPSLDAEALRVMNSIPKWTPGYEKGKAVNVTYTVPINFSLKDDKKKDEVSVDGRVNSSQMDGVAPQFPGGDLELQKFIARTIKYPVEAQEKGETGRVFVTFIINKLGAVENVCTAKSVSPSLDAEAIRVIKTLPNWIPGTKDGESVNVTYTLPINFDLKNNQGQIIVDMPKKEKQKYKGEDVYVIVEKMPEYPGGSLALQKYIAASVKYPQDARQKDISGRVFVTFIVSKEGDVVQARVVRGVDPSLDAEALRVMNSIPKWTPGYEKGKAVHVSYTVPINFSLEDDKKKEVEQNRKTDLDSKIEPKKEEFLYSDEPVFVIVEEMPEYPGGALKLKEFFAGEVSKLDTNYIIGKRCFITFLVTKEGLVANAHVVRGTGDKDVDAKALEIVNSSPKWKPGKQKGQAVNVSYTVPINFGA